A single Streptomyces sp. 2114.4 DNA region contains:
- a CDS encoding MerR family transcriptional regulator, which yields MRIGELAGLIGVSTRAVRHYHHLGLLPEPERRANGYREYGLRDAVALARVRRLTELGLGLDEVRDVLADDAGRELYEVLAELDADLARQEEEIRSRRARLAAVRRQADEHGGLPAEGPVSDELAALFAEMARASAAHPGPEPAMAAKEREVLALLESTGEAEGNKRMMALLGEAIAAPGAMQQMYEVYGLLDALAEAAADDPRVEAAARALADCIPEAVVAAVGGEEHWERAATESGGAFTAAYYAHFAPAQAQAVRRAIRLVAEGAR from the coding sequence ATGAGAATCGGAGAGCTCGCAGGGCTGATCGGCGTCAGCACCCGCGCCGTACGCCACTACCACCACCTCGGGCTGCTGCCCGAGCCGGAGCGCCGCGCCAACGGCTACCGGGAGTACGGGCTGCGGGACGCGGTCGCGCTCGCCCGGGTGCGCCGGCTGACGGAGCTGGGGCTGGGGCTGGACGAGGTGCGGGACGTCCTCGCCGACGACGCGGGGCGTGAGCTGTACGAGGTGCTGGCCGAGCTCGACGCGGATCTGGCCCGCCAGGAGGAGGAGATCCGGTCGCGGCGGGCCCGGCTGGCGGCGGTGCGGCGGCAGGCGGACGAGCACGGCGGGCTGCCCGCGGAGGGGCCGGTGTCGGACGAACTGGCGGCGCTCTTCGCGGAGATGGCCCGCGCGTCCGCCGCGCACCCGGGGCCGGAGCCCGCGATGGCGGCGAAGGAGCGGGAGGTGCTGGCGCTGCTCGAATCGACGGGCGAGGCGGAGGGGAACAAGCGGATGATGGCTCTGCTGGGGGAGGCGATCGCGGCGCCCGGGGCGATGCAGCAGATGTACGAGGTGTACGGCCTGCTCGACGCGCTGGCGGAGGCCGCGGCGGACGATCCGCGGGTGGAAGCGGCCGCGCGGGCGCTGGCGGACTGCATTCCGGAGGCGGTGGTCGCCGCGGTCGGCGGGGAGGAGCACTGGGAGCGCGCGGCCACGGAGTCCGGTGGTGCGTTCACGGCGGCGTACTACGCGCACTTCGCGCCCGCGCAGGCCCAGGCCGTACGCCGGGCGATCCGGCTGGTCGCGGAGGGTGCGCGGTGA
- a CDS encoding RNB domain-containing ribonuclease, whose amino-acid sequence MPRLHMHVTDAAEAPLRVALHELRERLEIPDHFPPTAQAEAESAARAPRIPAADGAVATEHTLEDATDLPLFTLDPPGSLDLDQAMFLSRRPGGYRVHYAIADVASFVTPGGALDAEAHHRVMTLYFPDERVPLHPHVLSEGAASLLPDRDRPAVLWQLDLDADGALTAASVRRALVRSRARLDYAGVQRILDDKTAEEPLALLREIGLLREELEVARGAISLNVPEQEIVERDGHYTLEYRAPLPAYGWNAQLSLLTGMAAADLMLASGTGILRTLPTAPDGSVARLRLTARALGVDWPHHTSYAALIRTLDPRRPAHAAFLQECTALLRGAGYTAFDGTAPRASEALHAAVAVPYAHATAPLRRLADRYTSELCLAASAGAEPPGWVRSALPALPREMQTGAQRAHLVERSCVDLVEAALLRDRVGEIFEALVVDIWEKDPTHGTVHLYDPAVIGTVETAPEGPALPLGHRIPVRLAEAEPGHHPVRFTPA is encoded by the coding sequence ATGCCCCGTCTCCATATGCATGTGACCGACGCAGCCGAGGCCCCGCTGCGGGTCGCGCTGCATGAGCTGCGCGAAAGGCTGGAGATCCCGGACCACTTCCCGCCCACGGCCCAGGCCGAGGCGGAGAGCGCCGCCCGCGCCCCGCGCATACCGGCCGCCGACGGCGCGGTGGCGACCGAGCACACCCTGGAGGACGCCACCGACCTCCCCCTCTTCACTCTCGACCCGCCCGGCTCCCTCGATCTCGACCAGGCCATGTTCCTGTCCCGGCGCCCCGGCGGCTATCGCGTCCACTACGCCATCGCCGATGTCGCCTCCTTCGTGACCCCCGGCGGCGCCCTGGACGCCGAGGCGCACCACCGGGTGATGACCCTCTACTTCCCCGACGAGCGGGTGCCGCTGCACCCCCATGTGCTGAGCGAGGGCGCCGCCAGCCTGCTGCCCGACCGGGACCGTCCGGCCGTCCTGTGGCAGCTCGACCTCGACGCGGACGGCGCCCTGACCGCTGCGTCCGTACGCCGCGCCCTGGTCCGCTCCCGCGCCCGGCTGGACTACGCCGGCGTCCAGCGGATCCTGGACGACAAGACGGCCGAGGAGCCGCTTGCCCTGCTCCGCGAGATCGGCCTGCTGCGCGAGGAGCTGGAGGTCGCCCGGGGCGCGATCTCCCTCAACGTCCCCGAGCAGGAGATCGTCGAGCGGGACGGCCACTACACCCTCGAATACCGTGCCCCGCTCCCGGCCTACGGCTGGAACGCGCAGCTCTCCCTGCTCACCGGCATGGCGGCGGCCGACCTGATGCTGGCCTCCGGCACCGGCATCCTGCGTACCCTCCCCACTGCCCCTGACGGCTCGGTCGCCCGGCTCCGCCTGACCGCCCGCGCGCTCGGCGTCGACTGGCCGCACCACACCTCGTACGCGGCGCTGATCCGCACTCTCGACCCGCGGCGCCCCGCCCACGCCGCGTTCCTGCAGGAGTGCACCGCCCTGCTGCGCGGCGCCGGCTACACCGCCTTCGACGGCACCGCGCCACGGGCCTCTGAGGCGCTGCACGCCGCGGTCGCCGTCCCGTACGCGCATGCCACCGCGCCGCTGCGGCGGCTGGCCGACCGCTACACCTCCGAGCTCTGCCTGGCCGCCTCGGCCGGCGCCGAACCGCCCGGCTGGGTGCGCAGCGCGCTGCCCGCCCTGCCCCGCGAGATGCAGACCGGTGCCCAGCGCGCCCACCTGGTGGAGCGCTCCTGCGTCGACCTGGTGGAAGCGGCGCTGCTACGGGACCGGGTCGGCGAGATCTTCGAGGCGCTGGTCGTCGACATCTGGGAGAAGGACCCCACCCACGGCACCGTCCACCTCTACGACCCGGCCGTCATCGGCACCGTCGAAACCGCCCCGGAAGGCCCCGCGCTGCCCCTGGGCCACCGCATCCCGGTCCGCCTCGCCGAAGCCGAACCGGGCCACCACCCCGTCCGCTTCACCCCTGCCTGA
- the yaaA gene encoding peroxide stress protein YaaA, producing MLVLLPPSEGKAAGAAGAPLDAGALSLPALTDAREAVLEELVGLCAADEAKAQEVLGLSDGLKGEIAKNAGLRTAGTRPAGEIYTGVLYDALGLASLDAAARKRAERSLLVFSGLWGAVRIGDRIPSYRCSMGVKLPGLGALGAYWRAPMAEVMPEAAGDGLVLDLRSAAYATAWKPKGEVAGRTATVRVLQSKTVAGVEKRTVVSHFNKATKGRLVRDLLSAGLAPADPAELVEALRGLGYAVEAEPPAKDGKAWAVDVIVTEL from the coding sequence GTGCTCGTGCTGTTGCCGCCGTCCGAAGGGAAGGCCGCGGGAGCGGCCGGGGCGCCGCTGGATGCCGGTGCGCTGTCGCTGCCCGCGCTGACCGACGCGCGTGAGGCGGTGCTGGAGGAGCTGGTCGGGCTGTGCGCGGCGGACGAGGCCAAGGCCCAGGAGGTGCTGGGACTCAGCGACGGCCTCAAGGGCGAGATCGCCAAGAACGCGGGCCTGCGGACGGCAGGGACGCGGCCGGCCGGGGAGATCTACACCGGGGTGCTCTATGACGCGCTCGGCCTGGCGTCCCTGGACGCGGCGGCCCGGAAGCGGGCCGAGCGGTCCCTGCTGGTGTTCTCAGGGCTGTGGGGCGCCGTACGGATCGGCGACCGGATTCCGTCCTACCGCTGCTCGATGGGCGTGAAGCTGCCGGGGCTCGGCGCGCTGGGCGCGTACTGGCGGGCGCCGATGGCCGAGGTGATGCCCGAGGCCGCCGGGGACGGCCTGGTCCTCGATCTGCGCTCGGCGGCGTATGCGACGGCCTGGAAGCCCAAGGGCGAGGTGGCCGGGCGGACCGCGACGGTGCGGGTGCTGCAGTCGAAGACCGTGGCCGGCGTGGAGAAGCGGACCGTGGTCAGCCACTTCAACAAGGCGACCAAGGGGCGGCTGGTGCGGGATCTGCTGTCGGCGGGCCTGGCGCCGGCGGATCCGGCGGAGCTGGTGGAGGCGCTGCGGGGGCTGGGGTATGCGGTGGAGGCGGAGCCTCCGGCGAAGGACGGCAAGGCCTGGGCCGTCGATGTGATCGTGACGGAGCTGTAG
- the eda gene encoding bifunctional 4-hydroxy-2-oxoglutarate aldolase/2-dehydro-3-deoxy-phosphogluconate aldolase, translated as MGGVTRAAPSSVLGLAPVIPVVVLDDAADAVPLARALVAGGLPAIEVTLRTPAALDAIRAVADEVPDAVIGAGTLLTPGQVEAALAAGSRFLVSPGWSPRLLGAMQDSGVPYLPGVSTASEVVTLLAEGVTEMKFFPAEAAGGTAYLGALAAPLPQARFCPTGGIGLASAPSYLALPNVGCVGGTWMLPAEALATGDWARVRRLAREAAALAA; from the coding sequence ATGGGCGGCGTGACTCGCGCCGCCCCCTCCTCGGTCCTCGGGCTCGCCCCCGTCATCCCGGTCGTCGTGCTGGACGACGCGGCCGATGCCGTACCGCTCGCCCGGGCGCTCGTCGCGGGCGGGCTGCCCGCGATCGAGGTGACCCTGCGGACGCCCGCCGCGCTGGACGCGATCCGGGCCGTTGCCGACGAGGTCCCGGACGCGGTGATCGGCGCAGGCACCCTGCTCACCCCCGGCCAGGTCGAGGCGGCCCTGGCGGCCGGCTCCCGCTTTCTGGTCAGCCCCGGCTGGTCGCCGCGGCTGCTGGGTGCGATGCAGGACTCCGGAGTGCCGTACCTGCCGGGGGTCTCCACGGCCTCGGAGGTGGTGACGCTGCTGGCGGAGGGCGTCACCGAGATGAAGTTCTTCCCGGCCGAGGCGGCGGGCGGCACCGCGTATCTCGGGGCGCTGGCCGCGCCGCTGCCGCAGGCCCGCTTCTGTCCGACGGGGGGCATCGGCCTGGCCTCGGCGCCGTCCTATCTGGCGCTGCCGAACGTCGGCTGTGTCGGCGGCACCTGGATGCTGCCGGCCGAGGCGCTGGCCACCGGGGACTGGGCCCGGGTGCGCCGACTCGCCCGGGAGGCGGCGGCGTTGGCGGCCTGA
- a CDS encoding bifunctional RNase H/acid phosphatase produces MSRALIVEADGGSRGNPGPAGYGAVVLDPESGEALAEAAEFIGTATNNVAEYKGLVAGLRAAHAIDPQARIRVRMDSKLVVEQMSGRWKIKHPDMKPLAAEAGSVFPPGQVTYEWIPRAQNKHADRLANEAMDAGKIGRQWEPGNSTAALATAAAPARSAAARAADEAVATAEEAASSAVPAVGWGSPDLGPPATFVLLRHGETPLTPEKRFSGSGGTDPALSAAGRRQAEATAAALAARGTIQAVVSSPLRRCRETAGAVADRLGLEVRIEEGLRETDFGAWEGLTFAEVRERHPDDLDAWLGSAKAAPTGGGESFATVARRVAVARDKLLARYAGKTVLVVTHVTPVKTLVRLALGAPPESLFRMELSAASLSVVAYYSDGNASLRLLNDTSHLR; encoded by the coding sequence GTGTCGCGCGCGCTGATCGTCGAGGCGGACGGCGGCTCCCGGGGCAACCCGGGACCGGCCGGCTACGGCGCGGTCGTCCTCGACCCGGAGTCGGGCGAGGCATTGGCCGAGGCCGCCGAGTTCATCGGCACCGCCACCAACAACGTCGCCGAGTACAAGGGCCTGGTGGCCGGTCTGCGGGCGGCGCATGCGATCGATCCGCAGGCCCGCATCCGGGTGCGGATGGACTCCAAGCTCGTCGTGGAGCAGATGTCGGGACGCTGGAAGATCAAGCACCCGGACATGAAGCCGCTGGCGGCCGAGGCCGGTTCGGTCTTCCCGCCCGGCCAGGTCACCTATGAGTGGATCCCGCGCGCGCAGAACAAGCACGCGGACCGGCTCGCCAACGAGGCGATGGACGCCGGGAAGATCGGCCGGCAGTGGGAGCCGGGCAACTCCACGGCGGCGCTCGCCACCGCGGCCGCGCCCGCCCGCAGCGCCGCCGCCCGGGCAGCCGACGAGGCGGTGGCGACGGCGGAGGAGGCCGCGTCCTCGGCCGTCCCGGCGGTCGGCTGGGGGTCCCCCGACCTCGGTCCGCCCGCGACCTTCGTCCTGCTGCGGCACGGCGAGACCCCGCTGACGCCCGAGAAGCGGTTCTCCGGCAGCGGCGGCACCGACCCCGCGCTCTCCGCCGCCGGCCGCCGCCAGGCCGAGGCGACCGCCGCCGCGCTCGCCGCCCGGGGCACGATCCAGGCCGTCGTCAGCTCTCCGCTGCGGCGCTGCCGGGAGACCGCCGGTGCGGTCGCGGACCGGCTCGGCCTGGAGGTCCGTATCGAGGAGGGCCTGCGCGAGACCGACTTCGGGGCGTGGGAGGGGCTGACGTTCGCCGAGGTGCGCGAGCGCCACCCCGACGACCTCGACGCCTGGCTCGGCTCCGCCAAGGCGGCGCCCACCGGAGGCGGCGAGTCCTTCGCGACGGTCGCCCGCCGGGTCGCCGTCGCCCGCGACAAGCTCCTCGCGCGGTACGCGGGCAAGACCGTCCTCGTGGTCACCCACGTCACCCCCGTCAAGACACTGGTCCGGCTGGCGCTGGGCGCCCCGCCGGAGTCGCTGTTCCGGATGGAGCTGTCCGCGGCGTCGCTCTCGGTCGTCGCGTACTACTCCGACGGCAACGCCTCGCTGCGGCTGCTGAACGACACCTCGCATCTGCGGTAG
- a CDS encoding zinc ribbon domain-containing protein — MNAAPADQIRLLDVQALDVRLTQLAHRRNNLPELAELQTLEADLIQQRDLLVAAQTEESDTSREQTKAEQDVDQVRQRAARDQKRLDSGAVTSPKDLENLQRELTSLAKRQGDLEDVVLEVMERRESAQERVTELTGRVDAIQAKVDDAAARRDAAYAEIDAERGTVAKERELTVADIPADLLKLYDKIRAKEGGVGAARLYQRRCEGCRLELNITEVNDVRAAAADAVLRCENCTRILVRTPDSGL; from the coding sequence CTGAACGCCGCGCCCGCCGACCAGATCCGCCTCCTCGACGTCCAGGCCCTGGACGTGAGGCTCACCCAGCTCGCCCACCGGCGTAACAACCTGCCCGAGCTGGCCGAGCTGCAGACCCTGGAGGCCGACCTCATCCAGCAGCGCGACCTGCTCGTCGCCGCGCAGACCGAGGAGAGCGACACCAGCCGCGAGCAGACCAAGGCCGAGCAGGACGTGGACCAGGTGCGCCAGCGTGCCGCCCGCGACCAGAAGCGCCTGGACTCCGGTGCCGTCACCTCCCCCAAGGACCTGGAGAACCTCCAGCGCGAACTGACCTCGCTGGCCAAGCGCCAGGGCGACCTGGAGGACGTCGTCCTGGAGGTCATGGAGCGCCGCGAGAGTGCCCAGGAGCGGGTGACCGAGCTGACCGGCCGGGTCGACGCCATCCAGGCCAAGGTCGATGACGCCGCCGCCCGCCGGGACGCCGCCTACGCCGAGATCGACGCCGAGCGCGGCACGGTCGCCAAGGAGCGCGAGCTGACCGTCGCCGACATCCCGGCCGATCTGCTGAAGCTCTACGACAAGATCCGCGCGAAGGAGGGCGGCGTCGGTGCGGCCCGCCTCTACCAGCGCCGCTGCGAGGGCTGCCGCCTGGAGCTGAACATCACCGAGGTCAACGACGTCCGTGCGGCCGCCGCCGATGCGGTGCTGCGCTGCGAGAACTGCACCCGCATCCTGGTCCGTACGCCCGACTCGGGTCTGTAG
- a CDS encoding Nif3-like dinuclear metal center hexameric protein produces MPVLSEVLTALDALWPPERAEGWDAVGTVCGDPGAEVRRVLFAVDPVQEIVDEAVKLGADLLVTHHPLYLRGTTTVAASTFKGKVVHTLIKHDIALHVAHTNADTADPGVSDALAGALDLRILGPLVPDPSDPAGRRGLGRICELPHPMTLAELAAYAAERLPATAQGIRAAGDPDREIRTLAVSGGSGDSLFDDVRAAGVEAFLTADLRHHPASEATQTTGRNSPLALLDAAHWATEWPWCEQAAAQLDAVSDRHDWGLRTHVSRTVTDPWTAHAASTPFFAPTHTTGAPR; encoded by the coding sequence GTGCCCGTACTGTCTGAAGTCCTCACCGCGCTCGACGCCCTCTGGCCCCCCGAGCGGGCCGAAGGGTGGGACGCCGTCGGCACGGTCTGCGGAGATCCCGGCGCCGAGGTCCGCCGGGTGCTGTTCGCCGTCGACCCGGTCCAGGAGATCGTCGACGAGGCGGTGAAGCTCGGCGCCGACCTCCTCGTCACCCACCACCCGCTCTATCTGCGCGGGACGACGACGGTCGCGGCCTCGACCTTCAAGGGCAAGGTCGTGCACACGCTCATCAAGCACGACATCGCCCTGCACGTCGCGCACACCAACGCCGACACCGCCGACCCCGGTGTCTCCGACGCTCTGGCCGGCGCGCTGGACCTGCGCATCCTCGGCCCGCTGGTGCCGGACCCGAGCGATCCGGCGGGCCGCCGGGGCCTGGGCCGGATCTGCGAGCTACCGCATCCGATGACGCTCGCCGAGCTCGCCGCATACGCCGCGGAACGGCTGCCCGCCACCGCCCAGGGCATCCGGGCGGCCGGCGACCCGGACCGCGAGATCCGGACCCTCGCCGTCTCCGGCGGCTCCGGCGACAGCCTCTTCGATGACGTACGGGCGGCCGGTGTGGAGGCGTTCCTCACCGCCGACCTGCGCCACCACCCGGCCTCCGAGGCCACTCAGACCACCGGGCGGAACAGCCCGCTGGCGCTGCTCGACGCCGCCCACTGGGCCACCGAATGGCCGTGGTGCGAGCAGGCCGCGGCCCAGCTCGACGCGGTCTCCGACCGGCACGACTGGGGACTGCGCACGCATGTCTCCCGTACGGTCACCGACCCCTGGACCGCCCACGCGGCGTCCACCCCCTTCTTCGCCCCGACCCACACCACAGGAGCCCCACGCTGA
- a CDS encoding 3-oxoacyl-ACP reductase — MAQPLEGLTAIVTGAGRGLGRAEALELARLGASVVVNDYGQPGRDGSGEASAAPAEDVVAEIRAAGGRAVAHLGDVADHDDARALVQLAVETYGRLDILVNNAGILRDRMVFSMTEDEWDSVIRVHLKGHFNTTHFAAAHWRERAKAAGGPVHGRIINTSSEAFLAGSAGQPNYAAAKGGIVGLTTSTALALGKYGVTTNAICPRARTRMTEDVFAGFPAHPGGGESGEGREGKGGGLDVLAPEHVAPLVGYLASPAAARVNGQLLVVHGGMVAIAERPRIAAKFDTGKDLFSFEELDELLTPYYAQRPPDETFAAAEVLALKHD; from the coding sequence ATGGCACAGCCACTGGAGGGCCTGACCGCGATCGTCACCGGTGCCGGGCGAGGCCTGGGCCGCGCCGAAGCCCTCGAACTCGCCCGCCTCGGCGCATCCGTCGTGGTCAACGACTACGGACAGCCGGGCCGCGACGGTTCGGGCGAGGCCTCGGCGGCGCCCGCCGAGGACGTCGTCGCCGAGATCCGTGCGGCGGGCGGCCGGGCGGTCGCCCACCTCGGTGACGTCGCCGACCACGACGATGCCCGCGCCCTCGTGCAACTGGCGGTCGAGACCTACGGACGGCTCGACATCCTGGTCAACAACGCGGGCATCCTGCGCGACCGGATGGTGTTCTCGATGACCGAGGACGAGTGGGACTCGGTCATCCGCGTCCACCTCAAGGGCCACTTCAACACCACCCACTTCGCCGCCGCCCACTGGCGTGAGCGTGCCAAAGCGGCCGGTGGCCCGGTGCACGGCCGGATCATCAACACCTCCTCCGAGGCGTTCCTGGCGGGCTCGGCGGGCCAGCCCAACTACGCGGCGGCCAAGGGGGGAATTGTCGGCCTGACCACCTCCACGGCCCTGGCGCTGGGCAAATACGGCGTGACCACCAATGCGATCTGCCCGCGGGCCCGTACCCGTATGACGGAGGACGTCTTCGCCGGCTTTCCCGCACATCCGGGGGGCGGGGAGTCCGGGGAGGGGCGCGAGGGCAAGGGGGGCGGGCTCGATGTGCTCGCGCCCGAGCATGTCGCACCGCTCGTCGGCTATCTCGCCTCGCCGGCCGCGGCCCGGGTCAACGGCCAGTTGCTGGTCGTGCACGGCGGCATGGTCGCCATCGCCGAACGCCCGCGGATCGCCGCCAAGTTCGACACCGGCAAGGATCTCTTCAGCTTCGAGGAGCTGGATGAACTGCTGACCCCGTACTACGCGCAGCGCCCGCCGGACGAGACCTTCGCGGCGGCCGAGGTGCTGGCCCTCAAGCACGACTGA
- a CDS encoding Zn-dependent alcohol dehydrogenase, which produces MRAAVQHESGQDKLEVLDDVEAVGFGPGKVRIRIRATGLCHSDLSAMSGVLPQPAPFVPGHEGAGEILDVGDGVTGLDQGDRVLMCWLPACGSCPSCKRGQTHLCLAGFMNAGTPNFRRAGGDVFGFAGTGTFTEEVVVAANCAVPIPDDVPYEIAALIGCGVTTGLGAALNTAEVEAASSVAVIGCGGVGISVIQGAKVCGAAQIIAVDPVPARREAALRFGATEAVAPEEFADAKARITAGEGFDYVFEVVGKSATARTAYEMTRRGGTLCVVGAGAMDDTFQVNMFELFFDEKRILPSLYGGADVLRSYERTIALWRAGRIDLEGLITHRVRLAEINDALDQMRSGTSLRTCIEI; this is translated from the coding sequence ATGCGCGCAGCCGTACAGCACGAGAGTGGGCAGGACAAGCTCGAAGTCCTCGATGACGTCGAGGCGGTGGGGTTTGGCCCCGGCAAGGTCAGGATCCGGATCCGGGCGACCGGTCTGTGCCACTCCGACCTCTCGGCGATGAGCGGGGTACTGCCGCAGCCCGCCCCCTTCGTCCCCGGGCACGAGGGCGCAGGGGAAATCCTCGACGTCGGCGACGGCGTCACCGGGCTCGACCAGGGCGACCGCGTCCTGATGTGCTGGCTGCCCGCCTGCGGCAGCTGTCCGTCCTGCAAGCGCGGCCAGACCCATCTGTGCCTGGCCGGGTTCATGAACGCCGGCACCCCCAACTTCCGGCGCGCCGGCGGTGACGTGTTCGGCTTCGCCGGCACCGGTACCTTCACCGAGGAGGTCGTGGTCGCCGCCAACTGCGCGGTCCCCATCCCGGACGACGTTCCCTACGAGATCGCCGCGCTCATCGGCTGCGGCGTCACCACCGGGCTCGGCGCCGCCCTCAACACGGCCGAGGTGGAGGCGGCTTCCTCGGTCGCGGTGATCGGCTGCGGCGGCGTCGGCATCTCCGTCATCCAGGGCGCGAAGGTCTGCGGTGCGGCCCAGATCATCGCCGTCGACCCGGTTCCCGCCCGCCGGGAGGCCGCGCTCCGCTTCGGCGCGACCGAAGCCGTCGCCCCGGAGGAATTCGCCGACGCCAAGGCCCGGATCACCGCGGGGGAGGGCTTCGACTACGTCTTCGAGGTGGTCGGCAAGTCCGCCACCGCCCGCACCGCCTACGAGATGACCCGGCGTGGCGGCACCCTGTGCGTGGTCGGCGCGGGAGCCATGGACGACACCTTCCAGGTCAATATGTTCGAGCTGTTCTTCGACGAGAAGCGGATCCTGCCGTCCCTGTACGGGGGCGCGGATGTGCTGCGCTCCTACGAGCGGACCATCGCCCTGTGGCGGGCCGGCCGGATCGACCTCGAAGGCCTGATCACCCATCGCGTCCGGCTCGCCGAGATCAACGACGCGCTCGACCAGATGCGCTCGGGGACCTCGCTGCGCACCTGCATCGAGATCTGA
- a CDS encoding MaoC/PaaZ C-terminal domain-containing protein, giving the protein MPIDAAKATSAEPRTTELAWDHKDVQLYHLGIGAGAATPEKPHPATDPDELRYTLESALHVLPSFATVAGGGMALAGGLSAPGIDVDLAAVLHGGQTVTVHRALPVSGRATQTSSVPAVYDKGKAAVIVLRSEVADDDGPLWTCDTQIFVRGEGGFGGDRGPSARLDLPDRAPDLRTERHIRPDQALLYRLSGDWNPLHADPGFAKLAGFDRPILHGLCTYGVTLKAVVDTLLGGDVAHVRSYTTRFAGVVFPGETLRLGLWQEPGRIQVSVTAADRDDAPVLADTVVEHS; this is encoded by the coding sequence ATGCCCATCGACGCCGCCAAGGCCACCTCCGCCGAGCCGCGGACCACCGAACTCGCCTGGGACCACAAGGACGTCCAGCTCTACCACCTCGGCATCGGGGCCGGCGCGGCCACCCCGGAGAAACCTCACCCCGCCACCGACCCGGACGAACTGCGCTACACCCTGGAGAGCGCACTGCACGTCCTGCCCTCCTTCGCCACCGTCGCGGGCGGGGGAATGGCCCTCGCCGGCGGGCTCTCCGCCCCGGGGATCGACGTCGACCTCGCCGCGGTCCTGCACGGCGGCCAGACCGTCACCGTGCACCGCGCCCTCCCGGTGAGCGGTCGCGCCACCCAGACCTCGTCCGTCCCCGCGGTGTACGACAAGGGCAAGGCCGCCGTCATCGTGCTGCGCTCCGAAGTCGCCGACGACGACGGGCCCTTGTGGACCTGCGACACCCAGATCTTCGTCCGCGGCGAGGGCGGCTTCGGCGGCGACCGCGGCCCCTCCGCCCGCCTCGACCTCCCCGACCGCGCCCCCGACCTGCGCACCGAACGCCATATCCGCCCGGACCAGGCGCTGCTCTACCGCCTCTCCGGCGACTGGAATCCGCTGCACGCCGACCCCGGGTTCGCCAAGCTCGCCGGCTTCGACCGGCCGATTCTGCACGGGCTGTGCACCTACGGGGTCACCCTCAAGGCCGTGGTCGACACGCTGCTCGGCGGCGACGTGGCCCACGTGCGGTCGTACACGACCCGTTTTGCCGGGGTGGTCTTCCCGGGGGAGACGCTGCGGCTCGGCCTGTGGCAAGAGCCCGGCCGGATCCAGGTCTCGGTCACGGCCGCCGACCGCGACGACGCGCCGGTACTGGCCGACACGGTGGTGGAGCACAGCTAG
- a CDS encoding ABC transporter ATP-binding protein, with amino-acid sequence MARTKEPVSTAYTTGGAAAVAFSGVTRSYGAVRAVDGLDLEIAAGETVALLGRNGAGKSTTLTMLLGLLPPGTGSVRLFAGTPETAVRAGRVGAMLQDGKPLPRVTVRELVTFVAATYPRPMAVTEALELAGLSECAGRRVDRLSGGQAQRVRFAVALAGNPELLVLDEPTAALDVEARRAFWRSMRAYARRGNTIVFSTHYLEEADEHADRIVVMDGGRVVADGSGEAIKRRAGGTLVSFDLAGAATEPLAALPGVSAVEVRGDRALLRTTDSDATVVALAGLGLVRALQVTPTGLEDAFLTLTSGNAAGHTPAHTTATRSAKELA; translated from the coding sequence ATGGCACGGACGAAAGAGCCGGTCAGCACTGCGTACACGACAGGCGGCGCCGCGGCGGTGGCATTCTCCGGGGTGACCCGGAGTTACGGCGCGGTCAGGGCCGTGGACGGGCTGGACCTGGAGATCGCGGCGGGCGAGACGGTGGCGCTGCTCGGGCGCAACGGTGCGGGGAAGTCCACGACCCTCACCATGCTGCTGGGGCTGCTGCCGCCCGGTACGGGATCGGTGCGCCTGTTCGCCGGCACCCCGGAGACGGCGGTACGGGCGGGCAGGGTGGGCGCCATGCTGCAGGACGGCAAGCCCCTGCCGCGGGTCACCGTCCGCGAACTGGTCACGTTCGTCGCCGCCACCTACCCCCGCCCCATGGCGGTCACCGAAGCCCTGGAGCTGGCGGGCCTGAGCGAATGCGCCGGACGGCGGGTGGACCGGCTGTCCGGCGGGCAGGCCCAGCGGGTCCGCTTCGCGGTGGCGCTGGCCGGCAACCCCGAGCTGCTGGTGCTCGACGAGCCGACCGCGGCGCTGGACGTCGAGGCGCGCCGCGCCTTCTGGCGCTCGATGCGCGCGTACGCCCGCCGCGGCAACACCATCGTGTTCTCCACCCACTATCTGGAGGAGGCCGATGAGCACGCCGACCGGATCGTGGTGATGGACGGCGGCCGGGTGGTCGCCGACGGCAGCGGCGAGGCGATCAAGCGGCGGGCCGGCGGCACGCTGGTCTCCTTCGACCTCGCGGGCGCGGCGACCGAGCCGCTGGCCGCCCTGCCCGGCGTGAGCGCCGTGGAGGTGCGCGGCGACCGCGCGCTGCTGCGGACGACGGACTCCGACGCGACCGTCGTGGCCCTCGCCGGACTCGGGCTCGTCCGCGCACTGCAGGTCACCCCCACCGGCCTGGAGGACGCCTTCCTCACCCTCACCTCCGGCAACGCCGCCGGCCACACCCCGGCGCACACCACCGCCACCCGGTCCGCGAAGGAGCTTGCGTGA